Proteins co-encoded in one Fusarium musae strain F31 chromosome 3, whole genome shotgun sequence genomic window:
- a CDS encoding hypothetical protein (EggNog:ENOG41) yields MPGLPSSVDLDECISRLYNKELLAESVIEAVCAKTKELLMRESNVVHVKAPITVVGDIHGQFFDLIEIFRIGGYCPDTNYLFLGNRPQSQTSTM; encoded by the exons ATGCCTGGGCTACCTT CATCCGTCGATCTCGACGAGTGCATCTCGCGCTTGTACAACAAGGAGTTACTAGCCGAGTCTGTCATTGAAGCAGTCTGCGCCAAGAcgaaagaacttcttatgcGCGAGTCCAACGTCGTCCATGTTAAAGCGCCCATCACCGTCGTAGGAGATATCCACGGCCAGTTCTTTGACCTCATCGAGATTTTCCGCATCGGCGGCTACTGCCCCGACACAAACTATTTGTTCCTTGGTAATCGCCCGCAGAGTCAGACATCGACCATGTGA
- a CDS encoding hypothetical protein (EggNog:ENOG41), which translates to MSNTAPGQSRPDDARCYNCGDAGHWTVACPEPTRETPAGLAAWRNANAPGHGGNRDHGGSKKSKGPIITKYAPAPVPASTPSVARYGPPPGYGPPPPTHYPGGPPSYPSQYPPYGSSASNYAPPPGYSPPGYSIPYPPPSYGGPPPPGLPAPPPRPPGTYASPPPPPTQPPAHPPPYPPRAYGPPPRQDHVPYPPQPHYPHYPPPASAPYAQHPPPPSYPPPYPSHSAPPSYGHPPPSRPPLPSPAPPSASRPHRPASSSVPRQNPASTLPLPASLPPKPSLPPKPPQPNQPNQHGQPGRGRRDFPDHSRDHRNKRRNDRHSRNHDNRQKKNHPHSRPDQRLQDNNNIRPDPKTPSHPKPAPSPKQGDQKGSTTAVKSKPSPPAASPETKKVQVETPKPDSSQRPDTAPENAADDEFEWEKKAIFAEPEPRHPPDEVGKPLPSEYNDEVLLPRKWDAKCIESDCVQADNIEEYVKPIHETPYWSKIQHDPAFVRDGKLPSGHPIASLPPRPPPKLEEIVRSESSESGEVNERLAKRGHPDDDTHDPEAPSTPAAEDHGAGIRARVIRTFRKDAGHVQVVPNVDLQNSVTSTTSDDR; encoded by the exons ATGTCTAATACGGCTCCTGGCCAGTCGCGGCCAGACGACGCCAGATGCTACAACTGTGGTGACGCTGGCCATTGGACTGTTGCATGTCCAGAACCCACCAGGGAGACTCCTGC TGGTCTCGCAGCTTGGAGAAACGCCAACGCTCCTGGACACGGAGGCAATAGAGACCATGGTGGTTCCAAAAAGTCCAAAGGTCCCATCATTACCAAATACGCACCTGCGCCTGTgccagcatcaacaccaagcgtGGCTCGATACGGTCCTCCTCCAGGATATGGGCCTCCTCCACCTACACACTACCCCGGAGGACCTCCCTCCTATCCTTCGCAATACCCTCCTTATGGGTCCTCAGCATCCAACTACGCACCGCCACCTGGCTACTCACCTCCAGGCTACTCTATCCCGTATCCTCCACCTTCTTATGGTggtcctcctccaccagGTCTTCCGGCACCACCTCCCAGGCCTCCTGGCACAtatgcttctcctcctccgcctcccaCTCAACCTCCAGCGCATCCACCTCCATATCCACCACGCGCATATGGTCCTCCGCCTCGCCAAGACCACGTACCATACCCTCCACAGCCTCACTATCCTCACTATCCACCGCCAGCTTCAGCACCATATGCTCAGCATCCACCGCCGCCATCATACCCGCCCCCTTATCCCTCTCACAGCGCGCCTCCGTCATATGGGCACCCTCCACCTTCGCGGCCCCCTCTCCCGTCACCAGCACCGCCTTCTGCATCACGTCCACATCGACCAGCTTCGTCCTCAGTACCACGCCAGAATCCTGCATCGACATTACCCTTGCCAGCTTCTTTGCCCCCTAAACCCTCTCTACCCCCTAAACCACCACAGCCCAATCAGCCCAATCAGCATGGTCAACCTGGTAGGGGACGACGGGACTTTCCTGACCATTCTCGAGACCACCGTAACAAGCGGAGGAACGACCGACACTCTCGTAACCACGATAATCGACAAAAGAAGAACCATCCTCATTCTCGGCCGGATCAGAGGCTAcaagacaacaacaacatacGCCCTGATCCCAAGACGCCCAGCCATCCTAAACCTGCGCCGTCTCCTAAACAGGGGGATCAAAAAGGCTCAACAACTGCCGTTAAATCAAAGCCAAGCCCACCTGCTGCTTCTCCTGAAACTAAAAAGGTTCAAGTTGAAACTCCTAAACCTGATTCATCACAGAGACCGGATACAGCACCCGAAAATGCTGCCGACGATGAATTCGAATGGGAAAAGAAAGCCATATTcgcagagccagagccacgTCATCCACCAGATGAGGTTGGTAAGCCATTGCCATCAGAATATAATGATGAGGTGCTTCTTCCTAGAAAATGGGATGCAAAATGCATTGAGTCGGACTGTGTTCAAGCTGACAATATTGAGGAATACGTGAAGCCGATACACGAAACTCCGTATTGGTCAAAGATCCAACACGACCCCGCGTTCGTACGAGACGGCAAGCTTCCTAGCGGACATCCCATTGCCAGTCTGCCGCCAAGGCCACCACCAAAACTTGAGGAGATCGTTCGGAGCGAAAGCTCCGAAAGTGGCGAGGTCAATGAGCGACTCGCAAAACGAGGTCACCCAGATGACGATACCCATG ATCCCGAAGCTCCTTCGACACCGGCTGCAGAGGATCACGGGGCCGGCATTCGCGCTCGCGTGATTCGTACGTTCCGCAAGGACGCAGGTCACGTCCAGGTAGTCCCGAACGTCGACCTACAGAATTCCGTAACGTCGACGACCAGCGACGATCGATAG